In Phoenix dactylifera cultivar Barhee BC4 chromosome 11, palm_55x_up_171113_PBpolish2nd_filt_p, whole genome shotgun sequence, the following are encoded in one genomic region:
- the LOC113461213 gene encoding uncharacterized protein LOC113461213 has translation MTHQENIHLMSFSYYYGTIIHVIFINIFATKWWVHFGGSVRNLKRIAIRILSQTIFSSECERNWSTFALIHSKQRNRLTQKRLNNLVYVHYNLRLRLKCIQEEVELKYTDPIYGTFTADNDDPLLGWLVGQQQEPELDEPGSPPRPATFIATEAGVDPKQWAERNIPRTLRADQSQAQGSQTERARKEKQRVPMESVEEETWTSSDEGSGDDGSSNHGGSGGQYGTHETQPEGGLYFTGESQFTDATQDTDHGRPPDRFREDIIGYRRRAPRGCSGRQNTTADPTT, from the coding sequence ATGACACATCAGGAAAACATTCACCTGATGTCTTTTAGTTACTATTATGGAACTATCATACATgtaattttcataaatatttttgcaactaaatggTGGGTGCATTTTGGCGGATCTGTGAGAAATCTaaagcggatagctatccgaATCCTCTCCCAAACAATTTTCTCTAGTGAATGTGAGCGCAATTGGTCCACCTTCGCCCTTATCCACAGCAAACAAAGAAACCGTTTGACGCAAAAGCGCCTCAACAACCTTGTTTATGTGCATTACAATTTGCGGTTGAGACTAAAGTGCATACAagaggaagtggagctcaagtatacAGATCCGATTTACGGAACCTTCACCGCTGATAACGATGATCCACTACTCGGCTGGCTTGTaggccagcagcaggagcccgagcttgacgagccaggatcgcctccacgaccggctaccttcatagccaccgaagctggggtcgatccaaagcaatgggctgagcgcaatATTCCACGCACTCTCAGAGCTGATCAGTCGCAGGCACAGGGGAGCCAGACAGAGAGGGCcaggaaagaaaaacaaagggtcccaatggagagtgtcgaggaagagacttggactagcagcgatgaaggttctggtgATGATGGATCTTCTAACCATGGAGGGAGCggaggacagtatggtactCATGAGACACAGCCGGAGGGTGGTCTTTATTTCACCGGTGAGTCCCAATTTACGGATGCTACACAGGATACGGACCACGGTCGACCACCTGATAGATTTCGTGAGGATATCATTGGATATAGAagacgggctcctcgaggtTGTTCAGGAAGACAGAATACGACTGCAGATCCGACAACATAA